Proteins encoded by one window of Lycium barbarum isolate Lr01 chromosome 11, ASM1917538v2, whole genome shotgun sequence:
- the LOC132617640 gene encoding uncharacterized protein LOC132617640 codes for MENANAEFTASEEMVADLLINCPLACVIPLGPPPVPRDDQTDLSSLRTPQNVDNNPVTISQWMIPDSQIPIQLGVQPTTGQSSTNETEQQVGVQPIVGHSSSDETGQQVPVQPNAGQSSSGETAQFSNSEKQIIVHPGAARERKPSKYNLSPYCPNFSSAGSSAKNIGPCIYQKKHPFVNHPINAPLDTSFLQEYQKWLEKDLLKSHDKRKPNENHYRKNKEGLDPADAELWLHLGVTAVDGVGLVAEIYKSWKNPDSSTCVASKEDELCEYINGHRLLANVPWYTVDNVLIPVNIKEENHWILVVISFTDRSIYVYNLYRAAGHDAVVRVGVKMLATLVTHSLQMTDFYEKKADIDFVTHPSYRNREQTDNFDIVNVDNLPQQAPSSMDCGVYVAAFAEYLSSSAVIPTEFDAKLLRMRYGALLCDYAWDKSNNNASSDNEQPPRPIRPAVDYDAVDKEDLD; via the exons ATGGAGAATGCTAATGCTGAATTTACCGCATCAGAGGAAATGGTAGCGGACTTGCTAATCAACTGCCCTTTAGCATGTGTTATTCCTCTCGGTCCTCCTCCAGTACCACGCGATGATCAAACCGATTTGTCAAGTTTAAGGACTCCTCAGAATGTGGACAATAACCCGGTAACCATCTCTCAGTGGATGATTCCTGATTCTCAGATACCAATCCAACTTGGAGTACAACCAACAACCGGACAAAGTTCAACTAATGAAACTGAACAGCAAGTTGGAGTACAACCGATTGTTGGCCACAGTTCAAGCGATGAAACTGGACAACAAGTTCCCGTACAACCAAATGCGGGCCAAAGCTCAAGTGGTGAGACTGCACAGTTTTCAAACTCTGAAAAACAGATCATTGTCCATCCAGGTGCTGCCCGAGAAAGGAAACCAAGCAAATATAACCTGTCCCCTTATTGTCCCAATTTCAGCTCAGCGGGTTCTTCTGCCAAAAATATCGGTCCTTGCATTTATCAGAAAAAACACCCATTTGTTAACCACCCTATAAATGCCCCGTTAGATACTTcgtttcttcaagaatatcaaaagTGGCTTGAGAAGGATCTGTTGAAATCACATGACAAAAG GAAGCCAAATGAAAATCATTACAGAAAGAACAAGGAAGGACTCGATCCTGCGGATGCCGAACTTTGGTTGCATTTAGGCGTTACAGCC gttgatGGAGTAGGTTTAG TTGCTGAAATTTACAAATCTTGGAAAAACCCTGATTCATCCACATGTGTCGCCAGTAAGGAAGATGAACTGTGTGAGTACATTAACGGGCACAGGCTGTTGGCTAATGTACCATGGTATACTGTTGACAACGTACTAATTCCTGTCAACAtaaaagaggaaaatcactggatTTTGGTTGTGATATCATTCACTGACAG GTCCATCTACGTATACAACTTATACCGAGCTGCAGGGCATGATGCTGTCGTTAGAGTCGGAGTGAAAATGTTGGCTACTCTAGTGACACATAGTCTACAGATGACTGATTTCTATGAGAAGAAGGCGGATATAGATTTTGTCACACATCCTTCTTACAGAAATAGAGAACAGACCGACAACTTTGACATTGTGAATGTAGACAATCTCCCGCAACAAGCTCCCTCTAGCAT ggattgtggtgtgtatgtggcagcCTTCGCTGAATACTTGAGCTCAAGTGCAGTCATCCCAACCGAATTCGATGCAAAGTTACTCCGTATGAGATATGGTGCCCTTTTATGCGACTATGCATGGGATAAGTCAAACAACAATGCATCAAGTGATAACGAGCAGCCTCCAAGACCAATTAGACCGGCAGTTGATTACGATGCAGTTGATAAAGAGGATCTTGATTAG